In a single window of the Rhopalosiphum padi isolate XX-2018 chromosome 1, ASM2088224v1, whole genome shotgun sequence genome:
- the LOC132918609 gene encoding fatty acid-binding protein, muscle-like isoform X2: MSLIFDKKFKLESSDKFDDYMKALGVGMMTRKLGNTVSPVVELTKSDDGKLVLSSNSTFKNSSIAFKLNEEFDEETPDGRKVKSTIIQDGNKLVHTQKCDKHSDTTIVREFEPDQLKMVLTVDDITCTRVYKPVQ; this comes from the exons ATGTCTCTGATTTTCGACAAAAAATTCAAGCTGGAGTCCAGCGACAAATTCGACGATTACATGAAAGCTCTCG GTGTTGGAATGATGACCCGTAAATTAGGTAATACTGTATCTCCAGTGGTGGAGCTGACCAAAAGCGATGATGGCAAACTTGTGCTATCGTCAAACTCAACTTTCAAAAACTCATCGATCGCGTTCAAACTCAACGAGGAATTCGATGAGGAGACACCCGATGGCCGCAAAGTGAAGTCGACTATCATTCAAGATGGAAACAAGCTAGTACACACCCAAAAATGCGACAAACATAGCGACACCACGATCGTCAGGGAATTCGAACCAGATCAGTTGAAAATG GTCCTGACTGTCGATGACATCACTTGTACCAGGGTCTACAAACCAGTCCaataa
- the LOC132918609 gene encoding fatty acid-binding protein, muscle-like isoform X1: MEAFMNKKYKLSSSEKFDEYMKALGVGMMTRKLGNTVSPVVELTKSDDGKLVLSSNSTFKNSSIAFKLNEEFDEETPDGRKVKSTIIQDGNKLVHTQKCDKHSDTTIVREFEPDQLKMVLTVDDITCTRVYKPVQ, encoded by the exons ATGGAGGCttttatgaacaaaaaatataagctGAGCTCTAGCGAAAAATTCGACGAGTACATGAAAGCTTTGG GTGTTGGAATGATGACCCGTAAATTAGGTAATACTGTATCTCCAGTGGTGGAGCTGACCAAAAGCGATGATGGCAAACTTGTGCTATCGTCAAACTCAACTTTCAAAAACTCATCGATCGCGTTCAAACTCAACGAGGAATTCGATGAGGAGACACCCGATGGCCGCAAAGTGAAGTCGACTATCATTCAAGATGGAAACAAGCTAGTACACACCCAAAAATGCGACAAACATAGCGACACCACGATCGTCAGGGAATTCGAACCAGATCAGTTGAAAATG GTCCTGACTGTCGATGACATCACTTGTACCAGGGTCTACAAACCAGTCCaataa